GAACGAGCCGGAGAGCTTCGCCGAAAAGATCCGCCTCACCGCCTACCCCACCTGCGAGGCCGGCGACGTGGTCTGGGCCTACCTCGGCCCGCGCGAGGCGATGCCGCCGCCGCCGCACTTCGAATGGGCGCGGGCCGCTGCCACGCAACGCCACGTCTCCAAGGTCTGGCAGGAATGCAACTGGGTGCAGGCGTTAGAAGGCGGCATCGACACCTCGCACGCGCCGATCCTGCACCGGGCGCTGGCCGCCAACGGCGCCGGCATCTCCCCCGACTCGCCCTTCGTGCGCGGCAAGGCGCCGATTCTCGAAGTGGACACGACGGACTACGGCTTCCGCTACGCCGGCGTGCGCGAGCTGGACGGCGACAAGATCTACGTGCGCGGCTACCACTACGTGATGCCCTTCCACCAGTTGCGGCCGCAGCAGGTGCCCAACCGCGGCCTCGGCGGCGGCCCGCGCCACCCGATGATCGCCGGCCACATGTGGGTGCCGATGGACGACGAGAACACGATGGTCTGGAACTGGCTGCTCGTTGTGGGCGAGGAGCCGCTGACCGACGAGGAGCGGCTGGAGCGCGGCACCGGCAACGGCCCGGACTTCGTCGACGCGGCCAACGACTACCGCTCGCGCCAGGGCCGCTGGAACGACTGGGGCATCGACCGCGCCCGCCAGCGCACGGTCAACTTCTCCGGCATCGAGGGCATCAACCAGCA
This sequence is a window from Dehalococcoidia bacterium. Protein-coding genes within it:
- a CDS encoding Rieske 2Fe-2S domain-containing protein: MLSVEQNELISRVGPGTPMGETLRRYWLPVAMRAELPEPDGAPVRVRLLGEKLVAFRDTSGRVGLVDEYCPHRGASLWLARNEGCGLRCIYHGWKFDADGDCLEQMNEPESFAEKIRLTAYPTCEAGDVVWAYLGPREAMPPPPHFEWARAAATQRHVSKVWQECNWVQALEGGIDTSHAPILHRALAANGAGISPDSPFVRGKAPILEVDTTDYGFRYAGVRELDGDKIYVRGYHYVMPFHQLRPQQVPNRGLGGGPRHPMIAGHMWVPMDDENTMVWNWLLVVGEEPLTDEERLERGTGNGPDFVDAANDYRSRQGRWNDWGIDRARQRTVNFSGIEGINQQDRAVQESMGPIVDRSREHLGPADRAIITMRQLLLQAVRMVREGGDPPGTGDSYYALRAWEAILPRGTAWRDALLPEMDPDAARHETAGVR